The proteins below are encoded in one region of Halalkalicoccus jeotgali B3:
- a CDS encoding site-specific integrase: protein MSRSPPPTKGIAHDCPRHSSEDALSEREFQLLLEGAASLRDPYAQQARFVILVAGRLGMRAGEIAHMDRSWIDWRNQMIVVPRHDPCTKARGEAGPCGYCKRLAEQAADHNPELSYEAALARAWTPKTDSAARSIPFDFDPRTDLVIERFFERYEKFPHSKQAVNRRVNKAAEVTDELDEDSIYPHCLRATAATYHASRGLSALPLQSMLGWSDLSTSQKYVRRSGEATARALRTVHRQ, encoded by the coding sequence ATGTCACGTTCACCACCACCGACCAAAGGTATTGCGCACGACTGCCCTCGACACAGTAGCGAGGACGCTCTGTCCGAACGCGAGTTCCAGCTGTTACTTGAGGGCGCGGCCTCACTCCGAGATCCGTACGCCCAACAGGCCCGATTCGTCATTCTCGTCGCCGGCCGACTCGGGATGCGCGCCGGCGAGATCGCCCACATGGATCGCTCCTGGATCGACTGGCGGAACCAGATGATCGTCGTCCCACGCCATGATCCCTGCACTAAAGCTCGAGGCGAGGCTGGCCCGTGTGGGTACTGCAAGCGACTCGCCGAGCAGGCTGCCGATCACAACCCGGAACTCTCGTACGAGGCTGCACTGGCCCGTGCATGGACGCCAAAGACCGATAGCGCTGCGCGATCGATCCCGTTCGATTTCGACCCACGGACGGATCTCGTAATCGAGCGGTTCTTCGAGCGCTACGAGAAGTTTCCACACTCGAAGCAGGCGGTCAACCGGCGAGTCAACAAGGCTGCCGAAGTCACCGACGAGCTCGACGAAGACTCGATCTACCCGCACTGCCTTCGGGCTACGGCGGCCACTTACCACGCCTCACGAGGTCTGAGCGCACTCCCACTTCAGTCGATGCTCGGGTGGAGTGATCTGTCCACGTCTCAGAAGTACGTTCGTCGGTCGGGAGAAGCAACGGCCCGGGCACTTCGAACGGTCCACCGACAGTAA
- a CDS encoding asparagine synthase-related protein translates to MSRDIKTELTRYEWAIDGDTAAAGTAFRGDQQLSTAQLVHELRGIDAWEQFVSFVGDLTGHFALITPLNEGVGAAVDQFRTLPLFYDTDGAIRDSPDVVNEPKIDREEVAEFLLCQYVTGSDTLTPSVSQIQAGEAVLLTGTGSVVDRETHCEYAPSSTGRDKSETVERLDSALGNAIGRLVDYANGRQIAIPLSGGVDSRLIALHLKRAGYNNIFTFTYGQPGESEVETARQVADDIGLEWEHVEYTPGKWSQWYDSDERRDYFEFAGVSDALPPVGSWPALKVLKESGRIGDDAIIVPGQTVASVSEHVPARWATDRAASKGELVDHIFDEHYTLFRCTSETEARMKARIASQLPDEITTTADLRREFASWEFKERQGKFMAKAGMLYADWGYDFWFPLVDREFITTWGGVSPTHRFDKQILRDYTDALYPVVTGADAPSGDEGAGLESVVMDGLRRVASSPLGDYLLPIYKRRQGVGSHPLGYNGILNADQYEELNTGYESHHSFRSAEAIGLLSFRPPDSSRLPDNNRIAIE, encoded by the coding sequence ATGTCGAGAGACATTAAAACCGAACTCACACGATACGAATGGGCGATTGACGGAGACACAGCGGCGGCGGGCACCGCTTTTAGAGGTGACCAACAACTATCGACTGCTCAATTAGTCCACGAACTCCGCGGTATCGATGCCTGGGAGCAGTTCGTCTCATTCGTCGGGGATCTCACCGGCCACTTTGCACTCATCACACCACTCAACGAAGGGGTCGGGGCGGCGGTCGATCAGTTCCGCACTCTGCCGCTGTTTTACGATACTGATGGGGCGATCCGCGATTCACCGGACGTAGTTAACGAACCCAAGATTGACCGGGAGGAGGTCGCCGAGTTCCTACTGTGTCAATACGTCACCGGGTCGGATACGCTGACACCATCCGTCTCTCAGATCCAGGCCGGGGAAGCCGTTCTGCTTACCGGCACGGGGAGTGTCGTGGATCGCGAGACCCATTGCGAGTACGCCCCCTCATCGACAGGGCGGGACAAGTCCGAAACTGTCGAGCGCCTCGATTCCGCTCTTGGGAACGCAATTGGGCGTTTGGTTGATTATGCTAATGGGCGACAAATCGCCATTCCCCTGAGTGGAGGGGTTGATTCTCGCCTTATCGCGCTACATCTCAAACGAGCCGGCTACAACAATATATTCACGTTTACCTATGGACAGCCCGGCGAATCCGAGGTTGAGACTGCCCGGCAGGTTGCGGACGACATCGGCCTGGAATGGGAGCACGTCGAATATACCCCCGGGAAATGGTCTCAGTGGTACGACTCCGACGAACGCCGGGACTACTTCGAGTTCGCAGGCGTCAGTGATGCACTACCCCCCGTCGGTAGCTGGCCGGCGCTCAAAGTCCTCAAAGAGTCAGGTCGGATCGGGGACGATGCAATCATCGTCCCTGGCCAAACCGTCGCGAGCGTCTCGGAACACGTCCCGGCGAGATGGGCCACGGACCGTGCCGCAAGCAAGGGGGAGTTAGTTGACCACATCTTTGACGAACACTATACGCTGTTCCGATGCACATCCGAGACGGAAGCGCGGATGAAGGCACGGATCGCATCTCAACTCCCTGATGAGATCACCACCACTGCCGATCTCCGGCGAGAATTCGCATCGTGGGAGTTCAAGGAGCGCCAAGGAAAATTTATGGCGAAGGCCGGGATGTTGTATGCAGACTGGGGCTATGACTTTTGGTTCCCATTAGTTGATCGGGAGTTCATCACAACGTGGGGCGGTGTCTCTCCGACGCACAGATTTGATAAACAGATATTGCGAGACTACACAGATGCGTTGTACCCGGTGGTAACTGGCGCAGACGCGCCCAGTGGCGATGAGGGGGCTGGGCTTGAGTCGGTCGTGATGGACGGGCTTCGACGTGTGGCGAGTAGTCCACTCGGAGATTACTTACTCCCGATATACAAGCGCCGTCAAGGCGTTGGTTCGCACCCACTCGGATACAACGGGATTCTGAACGCGGATCAATACGAGGAACTGAATACAGGATACGAATCGCATCACTCGTTTCGGTCCGCGGAGGCGATCGGGTTGCTCTCGTTCAGGCCACCGGACAGTTCCCGCCTTCCCGACAACAACCGGATCGCTATCGAGTGA
- a CDS encoding right-handed parallel beta-helix repeat-containing protein: MAFAGYGVISGCGLSIETGDLGTTNTLRFGGGSALVDGTVQEIDEQTIGVSTSDPDNPRRDLLIATPAGDLSIIPGTPEAAVEEADSGKRAVRPAPPAFSEFDGTPLWEIWVGSGVATISASAFENRRFELNSVFGSISAQEATVENAPESETGVARQAEIDTVAGQKAPKDGAGTATLENYSAIDTEELNNTIQAKPGDDLHAKLSEAAGGVLRITPGTHTSGGTKLTPPSDTTIISHGALIETQADEYLLDTEGADNVVIDGGTWDGTSQTGGQAYLSVVRLGETDGSEIRNAIVQNGGYYGLNIPESNNVRAHNVISRNHYRHGVRPQNQLDGAGKGYYLTNIESYGNGQVGVNVRYEATTEATVHLSNIRTHDNGNHGLHLIEDQGTITYDISDVRSWANTGRGLFVENGTLKATSVITSGNGGDSGILADGAEVEGTGLESLNDAGNGQTYRECDRVVLTTPRAIGSESNGVELRSNVYVDVTAPQCTDNGQSAYSAGININESGTKSADFIRIDGGQLTSNWQNVRSRADSPWMTLSDVDAQGSVDVDIDISLTDETNLTVRNCRGAQA; this comes from the coding sequence ATGGCCTTCGCCGGCTATGGCGTAATCAGTGGGTGTGGGCTGTCGATCGAGACGGGCGATCTCGGCACAACGAACACCCTTCGGTTCGGCGGCGGGTCAGCCCTTGTCGACGGGACCGTCCAGGAGATCGACGAGCAGACGATCGGCGTGTCGACGTCGGATCCGGACAACCCTCGACGTGACCTGTTGATCGCAACGCCGGCCGGCGATCTGTCGATCATCCCGGGTACGCCCGAGGCGGCCGTCGAGGAGGCCGATAGTGGCAAGCGGGCGGTTCGGCCCGCACCGCCGGCCTTCTCCGAGTTCGATGGGACGCCGCTCTGGGAGATCTGGGTCGGATCGGGTGTGGCGACGATCTCGGCGTCGGCGTTCGAGAACCGGCGCTTCGAACTCAACAGCGTGTTCGGCTCGATCAGCGCTCAAGAGGCGACTGTCGAGAACGCGCCTGAGAGTGAGACGGGTGTTGCCAGACAAGCAGAAATAGATACGGTAGCCGGACAGAAAGCGCCGAAGGACGGAGCCGGCACGGCCACACTTGAGAACTACTCGGCGATAGATACAGAGGAGCTAAATAACACAATTCAGGCCAAGCCGGGCGACGACCTTCATGCAAAACTTTCGGAGGCGGCGGGTGGTGTCCTTCGGATAACGCCAGGAACGCATACCAGCGGCGGCACAAAACTCACCCCGCCGTCTGACACGACCATTATCTCTCATGGCGCACTGATCGAAACACAGGCCGACGAGTACCTCTTGGATACTGAAGGGGCGGATAACGTCGTCATTGACGGGGGAACGTGGGATGGAACCTCTCAAACAGGAGGGCAGGCATATCTCTCAGTAGTTCGCCTCGGGGAGACGGATGGATCCGAGATCCGCAATGCCATCGTCCAGAACGGGGGCTACTACGGGCTCAACATCCCCGAGTCGAACAATGTTCGTGCTCATAACGTCATCTCTCGAAACCATTATCGACACGGCGTCCGTCCTCAAAACCAGTTGGACGGGGCTGGGAAAGGATACTACTTGACTAATATCGAATCGTATGGAAACGGGCAGGTCGGGGTTAACGTCCGCTATGAGGCGACGACGGAGGCGACAGTCCATCTCTCGAACATCCGAACCCACGACAACGGCAACCACGGCCTCCACCTCATCGAGGACCAAGGAACCATAACCTATGATATATCAGATGTCCGGTCGTGGGCAAATACGGGTCGAGGCCTGTTCGTCGAGAATGGAACGCTTAAAGCGACATCCGTCATCACGAGCGGCAATGGTGGCGATAGCGGAATTCTGGCCGATGGCGCAGAAGTTGAAGGGACTGGGTTGGAATCGCTTAATGATGCTGGCAACGGCCAGACATATCGTGAATGTGATCGGGTTGTACTGACGACTCCACGAGCAATAGGGAGTGAATCGAATGGTGTTGAACTTCGCTCGAACGTCTACGTGGATGTCACGGCCCCGCAATGTACGGACAACGGCCAGTCGGCATATTCGGCCGGTATCAATATCAACGAATCAGGGACGAAATCCGCTGACTTCATTCGGATTGATGGGGGACAACTCACGAGCAACTGGCAAAACGTTCGGTCGCGCGCCGACTCGCCGTGGATGACCCTCTCAGACGTTGATGCACAGGGCTCCGTCGACGTGGATATTGACATTTCACTGACCGACGAGACGAACCTCACCGTTCGCAATTGTCGGGGGGCACAGGCCTGA